One region of Gemmatimonadaceae bacterium genomic DNA includes:
- a CDS encoding bile acid:sodium symporter family protein, translating into MNGLDAVRLNFSANTLHLLNAILGIVMFGVALDMRTDDFKRVLANPRPVLIGLFGHYLVFPAFTFLLVTIIRPAPSIALGMMLIASCPAGNISNFLVHLAGGNTALSVSISSTSTVLSVVMTPLVLRFWGAQYAPTRALLRDVAVDPLEMFVTIFVLLGLPIAAGLIIARKWPRVADRIRVPLKRLSIAVFALFLIAALAGNWAYFVTYVRRVVFAVFLHNATALTVGYWTAAMLGLAERDRRAVSFEVGIQNSGLGLILVFTFFGGLGGMAIVAAWWGIWHVVAGLSLATYWSRRPVAV; encoded by the coding sequence GTGAATGGGCTCGATGCGGTTCGGCTCAACTTCAGCGCCAACACGCTGCATCTGCTGAATGCGATCCTGGGGATCGTGATGTTTGGCGTGGCGTTGGATATGCGCACCGACGACTTCAAACGCGTGCTGGCCAATCCGCGACCGGTGTTGATCGGATTATTCGGCCACTATCTCGTGTTTCCCGCGTTCACGTTTCTGTTGGTGACGATCATCCGGCCGGCGCCAAGCATTGCCTTGGGGATGATGCTCATTGCCAGTTGTCCGGCGGGGAATATCTCGAATTTTCTGGTGCATCTGGCTGGCGGCAACACGGCGCTGTCGGTGAGCATCAGTTCGACGTCCACCGTGCTGTCCGTGGTGATGACACCGCTGGTGCTGCGTTTCTGGGGCGCACAGTACGCTCCCACGCGTGCGCTCCTGCGCGATGTCGCGGTGGATCCGCTGGAAATGTTCGTGACGATCTTCGTGTTGTTAGGGCTGCCGATTGCCGCGGGACTGATCATTGCGCGAAAGTGGCCGCGGGTTGCCGACCGAATACGTGTGCCGCTCAAGCGGCTGTCCATCGCGGTGTTCGCGCTGTTTCTGATTGCGGCATTGGCCGGGAACTGGGCGTACTTCGTGACGTACGTGCGACGCGTGGTGTTTGCGGTGTTTCTGCACAATGCCACGGCGCTGACGGTGGGCTATTGGACGGCGGCCATGCTGGGACTCGCTGAACGCGACCGGCGTGCAGTGAGTTTTGAGGTGGGCATTCAGAACTCGGGGTTGGGATTGATTCTGGTGTTCACGTTCTTTGGCGGGTTGGGGGGCATGGCGATTGTCGCGGCGTGGTGGGGGATCTGGCATGTGGTGGCGGGGTTGTCGTTGGCCACCTATTGGTCGCGGCGACCGGTTGCCGTGTGA
- a CDS encoding thiamine pyrophosphate-binding protein produces the protein MKRLDALREVYDRPADTVVVTIMGAVAAELQSLGHRENFFYLQHAMGLASSVGLGIALGKPGTRVIVFDGDGSVLMNLGGLTTLARYRPANLLHVVFDNESLLSVGGFPTATATGTDLAGMALSAGVPRTATVRTIEEFSLAFDAAIASHELTTLVAKVDAEGPSGYVTDLALLENRFQFARHLRTRS, from the coding sequence ATGAAGCGCCTTGACGCGTTGCGCGAAGTGTACGATCGGCCGGCCGACACCGTGGTGGTCACAATCATGGGCGCCGTGGCTGCCGAACTGCAGTCGCTGGGTCATCGCGAGAATTTCTTTTACCTGCAACACGCGATGGGGTTGGCGTCGTCGGTGGGACTGGGAATCGCCCTTGGCAAACCCGGCACGCGCGTGATTGTGTTTGATGGCGATGGATCCGTGTTGATGAATCTTGGCGGGCTCACGACGCTCGCCCGCTATCGTCCCGCGAACTTGTTGCACGTGGTGTTTGACAACGAGTCGCTGCTGTCGGTGGGCGGTTTCCCGACGGCCACGGCCACGGGGACCGACCTGGCGGGTATGGCGTTGTCGGCTGGCGTGCCGCGCACCGCCACGGTTCGTACGATTGAGGAATTCTCGTTGGCATTCGACGCGGCGATTGCCTCGCACGAACTCACAACGCTGGTGGCGAAAGTCGACGCCGAGGGTCCCAGCGGATACGTGACCGATCTCGCCCTGCTCGAGAATCGTTTTCAGTTTGCCCGTCACCTTCGAACCCGCTCGTAA
- a CDS encoding GNAT family N-acetyltransferase yields MVPFTPVPVTLEGRHVRLEPLGVAHAAGLLAAGHHESLWRVTAQVPLDSEAVVTAYLAQAAELLAAGLQVPFAIVDRASGAVVGSTRWMDIERAHRRVEIGATWVTPSFQRSPVNTEAKLLQMTHLFDVLGALRVQYKTDLRNTQSQRALEGIGAVREGVLRRHMLVRDGYVRDSVYYGITDDDWPRVRRLLEDRLIPRGG; encoded by the coding sequence CTGGTGCCGTTCACGCCGGTTCCGGTTACGCTGGAGGGACGGCATGTGCGACTCGAACCGCTGGGCGTCGCGCATGCCGCAGGATTGTTGGCGGCGGGTCATCACGAAAGTCTGTGGCGGGTGACGGCGCAGGTGCCGCTCGATTCTGAGGCGGTCGTGACGGCGTATCTCGCGCAGGCCGCCGAGTTGCTGGCGGCGGGGTTGCAGGTGCCGTTCGCTATTGTGGATCGCGCGAGTGGTGCGGTGGTGGGGTCGACGCGCTGGATGGATATCGAGCGTGCGCACCGTCGCGTGGAAATTGGCGCGACGTGGGTGACGCCGTCGTTTCAGCGTTCGCCGGTGAACACCGAGGCGAAGCTGTTGCAGATGACGCACCTGTTTGACGTGCTTGGCGCGTTGCGCGTGCAGTACAAAACCGATTTGCGCAATACGCAGTCGCAGCGCGCACTGGAGGGGATCGGCGCGGTGCGCGAAGGGGTGCTGCGTCGACACATGCTGGTGCGCGATGGGTATGTGCGCGATTCGGTGTACTACGGTATCACGGATGACGATTGGCCGCGTGTGCGGCGTTTGCTGGAAGACCGGTTGATTCCCCGAGGTGGATGA
- a CDS encoding dicarboxylate/amino acid:cation symporter, with product MSLTMRVLVALVAGLALGVGVSVADSAMLTTLAQWVEPLGTLFINAIRMTIIPLVVSSLIVGVTSAPDTRTIGRLGGRALVFMLVSLAIACSLGVLAAGPAFSMLSIDPAASAALRASASAGVKTAGTMPSFGQWLVDLVPANPIKSAADGAMLPLIIFSIAFGVALSHIETRRRASVVRFFEGILDASITLVRWVLTLAPMGVFALAVPLAARMGLSAAGALATYIAVVSVLTTVLIVLLYPVAVIGGRMKLRTFARAALPAQAMAFSGRSSLAALPAMITATRDTLALPPQIAGFLVPLLTATFRIGAGVGQTVPIVFIAHLYGISLGPAQLATIAVTAVIVSFSVPGIPGGTIIAMVPVLMAAGLPIEGAGIMLGVDTIPDMFRTTANVTGDLTAAVVLGRGENEVGA from the coding sequence ATGTCGCTCACCATGCGGGTTCTTGTCGCGCTCGTTGCCGGGCTCGCGCTCGGCGTCGGCGTTTCTGTCGCCGACAGCGCGATGCTCACCACACTCGCACAGTGGGTCGAGCCGCTGGGCACGCTGTTCATCAACGCCATTCGCATGACGATCATTCCGCTCGTGGTATCGAGCCTGATCGTGGGCGTGACATCGGCGCCGGACACGCGCACCATCGGGCGATTGGGCGGTCGCGCCTTGGTGTTCATGCTGGTGAGTCTGGCCATTGCGTGTTCGCTGGGCGTGCTGGCTGCCGGACCGGCGTTTTCGATGCTGTCCATCGACCCGGCGGCGTCTGCGGCGCTGCGAGCGAGTGCAAGCGCCGGGGTCAAGACAGCGGGCACGATGCCCTCGTTTGGTCAGTGGCTTGTTGATCTGGTGCCTGCCAATCCAATCAAATCGGCTGCCGATGGGGCGATGTTGCCGCTCATCATCTTCTCCATTGCGTTTGGTGTCGCGCTGTCGCACATCGAGACCCGGCGGCGCGCGTCGGTGGTGCGGTTCTTTGAGGGCATTCTCGACGCCTCGATCACGCTGGTACGCTGGGTGCTGACGCTGGCGCCCATGGGGGTGTTCGCGTTGGCCGTGCCGCTGGCCGCGCGCATGGGACTCAGTGCCGCTGGCGCATTGGCGACGTACATCGCGGTGGTGTCCGTGCTCACCACCGTGCTGATTGTGCTGTTGTATCCGGTCGCGGTGATTGGCGGCCGCATGAAACTGCGCACGTTTGCGCGGGCCGCATTGCCGGCACAGGCCATGGCGTTCAGCGGACGTTCGTCGTTAGCGGCGCTGCCGGCCATGATCACGGCCACCCGGGATACGCTGGCGCTGCCGCCGCAAATTGCCGGATTTCTCGTGCCGCTGTTGACCGCCACGTTTCGCATTGGTGCCGGCGTCGGACAAACCGTACCCATTGTGTTCATCGCGCATCTCTACGGGATCTCATTGGGGCCGGCGCAACTGGCCACCATCGCGGTCACGGCGGTCATTGTGTCATTCTCGGTACCCGGCATTCCGGGTGGCACCATTATCGCCATGGTGCCAGTGCTCATGGCGGCAGGACTGCCGATTGAGGGGGCGGGCATCATGCTGGGTGTCGATACGATCCCCGACATGTTTCGTACCACCGCGAACGTGACGGGTGACCTGACGGCAGCGGTGGTGTTGGGGAGAGGAGAGAACGAAGTAGGGGCGTAG
- a CDS encoding histidine phosphatase family protein — MTVMSRRFVFSMVVASLVMLSGLAPVRVLAQSGPSLVILVRHAEKAAVPGDDPPLSDLGRERAAALAQALKASPPTAIFVSSRQRTGLTADVVAAQTGVAPQVISLDGGGAAHVAAVAAAVRKQQGVVLVVGHSNTTTAIIKALGGPSLPDICDATYSHFFVLTLANGAQPAALTMSHYGAAEPAPPATCVGMIPR; from the coding sequence ATGACGGTGATGTCGCGACGGTTTGTGTTTTCGATGGTGGTGGCCTCACTGGTGATGTTGTCGGGGCTCGCGCCGGTTCGTGTGTTGGCGCAGTCCGGGCCGTCCCTGGTGATTCTCGTGCGTCACGCCGAGAAAGCGGCGGTGCCGGGAGACGATCCGCCACTGAGTGACCTTGGACGCGAGCGGGCGGCCGCGTTGGCGCAGGCGCTCAAGGCCTCACCGCCAACGGCGATCTTCGTGTCCTCGCGTCAGCGCACGGGGCTCACCGCGGATGTGGTGGCGGCGCAAACCGGGGTCGCACCGCAGGTGATTTCGCTGGACGGTGGCGGTGCGGCGCACGTCGCGGCCGTGGCGGCGGCGGTGCGCAAGCAGCAGGGCGTGGTGCTGGTAGTTGGACACAGCAATACCACGACGGCGATCATCAAGGCGCTGGGCGGGCCTTCGTTGCCGGATATCTGCGACGCGACGTACAGTCACTTTTTTGTGCTCACGCTGGCGAACGGTGCGCAGCCGGCGGCGCTCACCATGTCACATTACGGGGCAGCGGAACCGGCGCCGCCGGCGACGTGTGTGGGGATGATTCCCAGGTAG
- a CDS encoding aminotransferase class V-fold PLP-dependent enzyme encodes MSRPHSLAPTMTVPGYDLATLRAQIPLLAHTVPLNNCSQAPLTDISRAAADRYLDSWNRHGMDWDGWMQEVEAARSVFAALINASADDVAVVSSVSHATSVIATALRFDDGRNVIVASGAEFPTVGHVWLAQQARGATVRWVQFANGEIPLASYAEAIDEHTAVVSAAHAYYQTGLVQDVAAITQLAHARGALTYVDAYQSMGAVPIDVRAMDLDMVASGTLKYLMGTPGIAFLYVKRALIERLEPLITGWFGRVNPFAFDATHLDWSPNASRFDGGTPALFSAYVSRASLEWLQQIGAQPIHEWTQHLSRRLIDGAHERGLTILGPGHDAPKTPTTAFGCADAHAAEHAMRDRGFIASARGPAIRLAPHFYNTEHEIDRALDALADVLRP; translated from the coding sequence ATGTCACGTCCTCATTCGCTCGCACCCACCATGACCGTACCTGGCTACGATCTCGCGACGCTGCGCGCGCAGATTCCGTTGCTCGCGCATACCGTACCGCTCAACAACTGCTCGCAGGCGCCGCTCACCGACATCTCGCGCGCGGCCGCCGATCGGTATCTCGATTCGTGGAACCGGCACGGCATGGATTGGGATGGGTGGATGCAAGAGGTCGAAGCGGCGCGTAGCGTCTTCGCCGCGCTCATCAATGCGTCAGCCGATGACGTGGCCGTGGTCTCGTCGGTTTCGCATGCCACGTCGGTGATCGCGACCGCGCTGCGCTTCGACGACGGTCGCAACGTGATTGTGGCCAGCGGTGCCGAGTTTCCGACCGTAGGGCACGTGTGGTTGGCACAACAGGCGCGCGGTGCGACGGTGCGCTGGGTGCAGTTCGCGAACGGCGAGATACCGCTGGCGTCGTACGCTGAGGCGATTGACGAGCATACCGCAGTGGTGTCGGCGGCGCATGCGTACTATCAAACCGGCCTCGTGCAGGATGTCGCCGCGATCACGCAACTGGCGCACGCCCGCGGCGCGCTCACGTATGTGGACGCGTACCAGTCGATGGGCGCCGTGCCCATTGACGTGCGCGCCATGGATCTCGACATGGTGGCGTCGGGCACGCTGAAGTATCTCATGGGGACACCGGGCATCGCGTTCCTGTACGTGAAGCGCGCACTGATCGAGCGACTCGAACCACTGATCACCGGTTGGTTTGGGCGGGTGAATCCGTTTGCCTTCGATGCCACGCACTTGGATTGGTCGCCCAACGCGTCGCGCTTTGATGGCGGCACGCCCGCGCTGTTCAGTGCCTATGTGAGTCGTGCATCACTGGAGTGGCTGCAGCAGATTGGCGCGCAACCCATTCACGAGTGGACGCAGCACCTTTCACGGCGCCTGATTGACGGCGCGCACGAGCGTGGACTGACCATTCTTGGCCCCGGTCACGACGCGCCGAAAACACCGACCACGGCATTCGGGTGCGCCGATGCGCATGCAGCGGAACATGCCATGCGCGACCGCGGATTCATTGCCTCGGCGCGCGGGCCGGCCATTCGGCTGGCGCCTCACTTCTACAACACTGAACATGAAATCGATCGCGCGCTGGATGCGCTGGCCGACGTGCTGCGCCCATGA
- a CDS encoding sulfopyruvate decarboxylase encodes MPVSIDSSRVIYDALTSAGVTLISALPETWLVHLIRLADDDPAMTLVRLAKEEEGVGISTGAHLAGVKSVMLMQNHGFLQSVNGIVSCAQLYRIPLLMLISHRGWFGERDPWQTEGGLVTKPVLDALRIPYESLDTRDQVPSRIAKAMTLAYSANRPVALLLGRDLMWEEA; translated from the coding sequence ATGCCTGTTTCGATCGACTCCTCGCGGGTCATCTACGATGCACTCACGTCGGCGGGAGTTACCCTCATCTCGGCGCTCCCCGAGACATGGCTGGTGCATCTCATTCGCCTGGCCGATGACGACCCCGCCATGACGCTGGTGCGATTGGCCAAGGAGGAAGAGGGCGTGGGCATCTCTACCGGCGCGCATCTGGCCGGCGTCAAATCGGTCATGCTGATGCAGAACCACGGATTTCTGCAGTCGGTGAACGGCATTGTCTCGTGCGCCCAGTTGTATCGTATTCCGCTGCTCATGCTCATCTCGCATCGCGGATGGTTTGGCGAACGCGACCCGTGGCAAACCGAAGGTGGATTGGTGACCAAGCCGGTGTTGGATGCTCTACGCATTCCCTACGAATCACTCGATACGCGAGACCAGGTGCCCAGCCGTATCGCCAAAGCCATGACGCTCGCGTATTCCGCGAATCGTCCAGTGGCCTTGTTGCTGGGACGCGACCTGATGTGGGAGGAGGCATGA
- a CDS encoding cyclase family protein — translation MSHTLQQLVLDLAQGRIEVVDLTIPLGADTQVIGLPPMFAPSPGVTMDVISRYDDKGPAWYWNTITMGEHTGTHFDAPVHWVTGKDLPHNATDTIPPGHFIGPACVIDVSKECAANADFLLTPEHLATWERTHGRIPAGAWVLLRTDWSKRTGADFMNIDEHGPHTPGFHQLTSELLATDRDVLGVGVETIGTDAGQAGMFTPPFPNHTIMHGHGKVGLASLCNLDSLPAVGSVVIAAPLKLVNGSGSPLRVLALIEKGLRRSE, via the coding sequence GTGTCGCACACACTGCAGCAACTCGTGCTCGATCTCGCGCAGGGGCGCATTGAAGTGGTGGATCTCACCATTCCGCTGGGCGCCGACACGCAGGTGATTGGACTCCCACCCATGTTCGCGCCGTCACCGGGCGTGACTATGGACGTCATCTCCCGGTACGACGACAAGGGGCCCGCGTGGTACTGGAACACCATCACCATGGGCGAGCACACCGGCACGCACTTTGACGCGCCGGTGCATTGGGTCACGGGAAAGGATCTGCCGCACAACGCCACGGACACCATTCCGCCGGGACACTTCATCGGACCCGCGTGCGTGATCGATGTGTCGAAGGAATGCGCAGCGAACGCCGACTTTCTGCTCACGCCGGAACACCTCGCCACGTGGGAGCGGACACATGGCCGGATTCCTGCCGGAGCCTGGGTGTTGCTGCGCACTGACTGGAGCAAACGGACCGGTGCCGACTTCATGAACATCGACGAACACGGTCCCCACACGCCGGGCTTTCACCAGCTCACGTCGGAACTCCTCGCTACCGACCGTGATGTACTGGGCGTGGGCGTGGAAACCATCGGCACGGACGCCGGTCAGGCCGGCATGTTCACACCGCCGTTTCCCAATCACACCATCATGCACGGCCACGGCAAAGTCGGACTCGCGTCGCTGTGCAATCTCGATTCACTGCCCGCCGTTGGCAGCGTGGTCATCGCCGCACCACTCAAATTGGTGAACGGCAGCGGCAGTCCATTACGAGTGCTGGCGTTGATAGAGAAGGGACTACGACGTAGCGAGTAA
- a CDS encoding SDR family oxidoreductase, translating into MTDSALANVLVTGASGYLGRLLIAELAARRGEGHVGIVVAADIRAATALPAGVRFVQHDVRDDGLADVLRSFGVTCVVHLASIVTPPKGSTRTFEYSVDVTGTQRVLEACVAAGVQRIVVTSSGAAYGYHADNPARISEDAPIRGNESFAYSWHKRLVEEMLAEYRARFPALKQVVFRVGTILGATVNNQITALFERSRLLAIRGSDSPFVFVHDADVVACLVRAVDSPVVGVFNVAGDGALTIGEIAALLGKPLLTLPAWLLRAALAVARPLGLSRYGPEQVDFLRYRPVLHNDRLKRVFGYTPALTSRRAFDLWRVGSQSRGAGRTRSLA; encoded by the coding sequence ATGACTGATTCCGCCCTCGCCAACGTGCTGGTAACCGGCGCTTCCGGGTATCTCGGCCGCTTGCTGATCGCCGAATTGGCGGCGCGGCGCGGGGAGGGGCACGTGGGGATTGTGGTGGCGGCTGACATTCGGGCGGCCACCGCGCTGCCCGCCGGCGTGAGATTCGTGCAGCATGACGTGCGTGATGACGGACTCGCGGATGTGCTGCGTTCGTTCGGCGTCACCTGCGTGGTGCATCTGGCGTCCATTGTCACGCCGCCGAAGGGGAGCACGCGCACATTCGAGTATTCGGTGGATGTGACGGGCACACAGCGTGTACTCGAGGCCTGCGTGGCGGCCGGCGTGCAACGCATTGTGGTCACGTCCAGCGGCGCGGCGTACGGCTATCACGCGGACAACCCCGCCCGGATCAGTGAGGACGCGCCGATTCGTGGCAACGAATCGTTCGCCTACAGCTGGCACAAGCGACTCGTTGAAGAGATGCTGGCTGAGTACCGCGCGCGGTTTCCGGCGCTCAAACAGGTGGTCTTTCGCGTGGGCACCATCCTGGGCGCGACGGTCAATAATCAGATCACGGCGCTGTTCGAACGGTCGCGCTTGCTCGCCATTCGCGGGTCGGATTCGCCATTTGTGTTTGTGCACGACGCGGACGTTGTGGCGTGTCTGGTACGTGCGGTGGATTCGCCGGTGGTGGGTGTGTTCAATGTCGCTGGCGACGGCGCGCTCACCATCGGGGAGATTGCGGCATTGCTGGGCAAACCATTGCTGACACTGCCCGCGTGGCTGTTGCGCGCGGCGCTGGCGGTTGCCCGTCCGCTGGGGCTGTCGCGCTATGGTCCGGAACAGGTGGACTTCCTGCGATATCGGCCGGTGTTGCACAACGACCGTCTCAAGCGCGTGTTCGGCTATACACCGGCGCTGACGTCGCGTCGGGCGTTTGATCTGTGGCGGGTCGGGTCGCAATCGCGCGGGGCCGGTCGGACGCGTAGTTTGGCCTGA
- a CDS encoding superoxide dismutase, translating to MDRRRFLRTSAGAAAGLTVLSGLDAHPGFASPIASPLTLADDVLAQKYPFVLPPLGYAENAVEPTVDAQTMSIHHDKHHATYVTNLNKALETQPALQGRTLRELLAGLAALPDGVRTAVRNNGGGHANHALYWTLLAPGGAKAPSGALAAAIIRDFGSLAACTAALKAAGLGQFGSGWSWLMRDGGGKLSVRGSANQDCPLFDGQRPVVGVDVWEHAYYLKYQNRRADYLDAVLGALNWDAAGAAFA from the coding sequence ATGGATCGTCGTCGATTTCTTCGCACCTCGGCGGGTGCTGCGGCCGGACTGACGGTGCTGTCAGGGCTTGATGCGCACCCGGGGTTCGCGTCGCCGATTGCGTCGCCGTTGACGCTGGCGGATGATGTGCTGGCGCAGAAGTATCCCTTTGTCTTGCCGCCGCTGGGCTACGCGGAGAATGCGGTCGAGCCAACGGTTGATGCGCAGACCATGTCCATTCATCACGACAAGCACCACGCGACGTACGTGACGAATCTCAACAAGGCACTCGAAACGCAACCGGCGCTGCAAGGGCGCACGTTGCGCGAGTTGCTGGCCGGGCTCGCGGCGCTGCCCGACGGCGTGCGAACGGCCGTGCGCAACAACGGTGGTGGTCACGCGAATCACGCGTTGTACTGGACGCTGCTGGCACCGGGTGGCGCGAAGGCGCCGAGCGGCGCGCTGGCGGCAGCAATCATCCGTGACTTCGGGTCACTCGCGGCGTGCACGGCGGCGCTCAAGGCGGCCGGGTTGGGACAGTTCGGATCGGGCTGGTCGTGGCTCATGCGTGACGGCGGTGGCAAGCTGAGTGTGCGAGGCAGTGCCAATCAGGACTGTCCGTTGTTTGACGGTCAGCGACCGGTGGTTGGCGTGGATGTGTGGGAGCATGCCTACTACCTCAAGTATCAGAACCGTCGCGCGGATTATCTGGATGCGGTGCTGGGCGCGCTCAACTGGGACGCCGCCGGCGCTGCGTTCGCGTGA